The genomic stretch CGGCGTCTTCATCATTACAGGGAGCATGGACAATATTGCACGGATATATAATGCTCAAACAGGTACGTTGCATCTCAATCTCTACTTAGTCTTCATGCTCCTCCTTACCGTTAAGTGGATTGCTGATCCTTGAAATTCCCAGGACAAATGGTGCGCCAGATCGCGGAGCATTCACACTATGTTCAAGGAGTAGCTTGGGATCCTCTCAACGAATTCGTGGCTACGCAATCATCCGATAGATCTGTACACATCTATAGCTTGAAGACAAAAGATGGCCAGTTCACACTTACCTCTCATGGCAAgtttttgaagatggacTTGCCAGCCAAGCGTATCTCAGCCAGCAGTCCCGCCCCCCAGGATACCTCTGTCCGGTCGCAGCCGGCTACTGCCAATGCGGCTGCAATCACTTCTCCGGCGCCGTCGACTCCGGGCACGCCAATGGCTAATCTACCAATGGACCCTCCACCCGTATCCCATAGTCGCAGGTCGTCATTTGGTTCCTCCCCATCAATCCGCCGCTCTGCGTCCCCGGCGCCATCTCTACCGTTGCCAGCGGTGAAGCCTCTAGAAGTACCGTCACCGGGGCTCCTAGGTGGACTGGGCGTCAAGAATGCTAATATCTATGCCAACGAAACTTTCACGTCCTTTTTTCGGCGATTGACTTTCGCACCCGATGGCAGCTTGCTGTTTACACCGGCGGGTCAGTACAAGACTTCACATATGTCTGCGACAGATCCCACCAAAACTACAGACGAGATCATCAATACCGTCTACGTTTATACTCGGGCAGGTTTTAACAAACCCCCAATATCCCACCTCCCAGGCCACAAGAAGCCTTCTGTTGCCGTGAAATGCTCTCCCATTTTCTATACATTGCGACAGGCCTCCCAACCGGCTCGTCATATTACTTTAGACACTTCTTCTGGAGAGGAGAcatttgcttctcttcctgaTCCGGTAGTAAATTCGACAACTGACCGTCCATCTATGGAGCCTCCAACATCGGCACATAATGCGGGTGACCCGGCAAAGATCAACCAGACATCAAAGGATGAGAGCCCTTCCACCACTCCAGGACCCATGCCTGTTTTCGCCTTACCATATCGAATCGTATATGCTGTGGCTACTCAGGACTCCGTCTTGGTGTATGATACTCAGCAACAGGCTCCGATATGCGTAGTC from Aspergillus oryzae RIB40 DNA, chromosome 1 encodes the following:
- a CDS encoding putative chromatin assembly factor 1 subunit B (chromatin assembly complex 1 subunit B/CAC2 (contains WD40 repeats)) — encoded protein: MKATPLLISWHNDNAPIYSVHFDPNGRGRLATAGNDNNVRLWRVESTGEERKVSYLSTLVKHTQAVNVVRFSPKGEMLASAGDDGNVLLWVPSELQTQPPLGEDRSDDKETWRVKHMCRSSGAEIYDLAWSPDGVFIITGSMDNIARIYNAQTGQMVRQIAEHSHYVQGVAWDPLNEFVATQSSDRSVHIYSLKTKDGQFTLTSHGKFLKMDLPAKRISASSPAPQDTSVRSQPATANAAAITSPAPSTPGTPMANLPMDPPPVSHSRRSSFGSSPSIRRSASPAPSLPLPAVKPLEVPSPGLLGGLGVKNANIYANETFTSFFRRLTFAPDGSLLFTPAGQYKTSHMSATDPTKTTDEIINTVYVYTRAGFNKPPISHLPGHKKPSVAVKCSPIFYTLRQASQPARHITLDTSSGEETFASLPDPVVNSTTDRPSMEPPTSAHNAGDPAKINQTSKDESPSTTPGPMPVFALPYRIVYAVATQDSVLVYDTQQQAPICVVSNLHFATFTDLTWSNDGLTLIMSSSDGFCSTLTFAPGELGQPYTAPVSTAHQTSTSGVQPTGHVPNPAKPSPGMAPGNATPIPPMPPASPARSNSVSSIATQSTAVQQATGSVVNNPTPTLGSVPLVTATHSSQPPTLPLTTPPQTPMSAVSQSGTSTISNSVLGKRASESEKEEIKDQNSVPQVQQPKKRRVAPTLVSTGNGPSSKDGPQNTDVGG